One window from the genome of Asterias rubens chromosome 11, eAstRub1.3, whole genome shotgun sequence encodes:
- the LOC117297100 gene encoding uncharacterized protein LOC117297100 isoform X2, producing MVYCSCNVTLPCNITMAAQFYLSEDPYCYQICDGDVQCAYCSHMTHCSCSEDDIETYWLCRTGNRAQLSQCTGNACTSFAAMPYCFCDIMIVERSGTTLTTHAVNPTTQDRDEGTVFNHGLLTGLAVGGGILLFLVLVVIAIAVCLVNRKQPTSRGPSIRRSTNSSMAPIAPSDGMKGVNNPTYDNDSRFASRGASGRKPSTTSYSYPYAPRLAASRQLSTSQRGTNPTPSARDESSYYQELTHNRGGDRPPTYEDSESLRASIEAGRVVRQQPVYMELMRPSDRSGPRPPVDTYMY from the exons ATGGTGTATTGCTCATGCAATGTGACTTTACCATGCAACATTACTATGGCAG CCCAGTTCTATCTGAGCGAAGACCCGTATTGCTACCAGATCTGTGACGGTGACGTACAGTGCGCATACTGCAGTCACATGACTCATTGCTCGTGTTCTGAAGACGACATCGAGACATACTGGTTGTGTCGAACGGGAAATAG GGCCCAACTCTCGCAGTGCACTGGAAATGCTTGCACGTCATTTGCCGCCATGCCATATTGCTTCTGTGATATAATGATTGTGGAAAG GTCTGGTACCACTCTCACTACCCATGCAGTCAACCCCACGACGCAAGACCGTGATGAGGGCACAGTCTTCAACCATGGATTGCTGACAGGCCTAGCCGTTGGGGGCGGCATTCTACTCTTCTTGGTCTTGGTCGTTATAGCAATAGCCGTCTGCCTCGTCAACAGAAAGCAACCAACAAGCAGAGG gcCTTCGATCAGACGTAGTACCAATTCTTCGATGGCACCAATCGCACCATCAGACGGAATGAAGG GCGTCAACAATCCAACCTACGACAACGACAGTCGTTTCGCGTCAAGGGGCGCCTCCGGACGCAAACCCTCAACAACATCCTATTCGTACCCCTACGCCCCTCGCCTCGCGGCTAGCCGCCAACTCAGTACCTCGCAAAGAGGTACCAACCCCACACCCAGTGCCCGAGATGAGTCCTCATACTACCAGGAGCTCACCCATAACAGAGGAGGTGATCGGCCTCCTACGTATGAAGATTCTGAGAGTTTGAGGGCGAGTATTGAGGCTGGTAGAGTGGTTCGACAACAGCCGGTTTACATGGAGCTCATGAGGCCGAGTGATCGTAGCGGACCACGACCGCCGGTTGACACTTACATGTATTAg
- the LOC117297100 gene encoding uncharacterized protein LOC117297100 isoform X1: MMFLWSVLLVAAVGFVEISSVNHDIVSMWKRYGGDEAVAHSASVMVYCSCNVTLPCNITMAAQFYLSEDPYCYQICDGDVQCAYCSHMTHCSCSEDDIETYWLCRTGNRAQLSQCTGNACTSFAAMPYCFCDIMIVERSGTTLTTHAVNPTTQDRDEGTVFNHGLLTGLAVGGGILLFLVLVVIAIAVCLVNRKQPTSRGPSIRRSTNSSMAPIAPSDGMKGVNNPTYDNDSRFASRGASGRKPSTTSYSYPYAPRLAASRQLSTSQRGTNPTPSARDESSYYQELTHNRGGDRPPTYEDSESLRASIEAGRVVRQQPVYMELMRPSDRSGPRPPVDTYMY; encoded by the exons ATGATGTTTTTGTGGTCCGTTCTtttggtggcagcggtgggatttgTGGAAATAAGTAGCGTGAATCATGATATTGTTTCCATGTGGAAAAG GTACGGAGGTGACGAAGCAGTGGCCCATTCAGCTTCAGTGATGGTGTATTGCTCATGCAATGTGACTTTACCATGCAACATTACTATGGCAG CCCAGTTCTATCTGAGCGAAGACCCGTATTGCTACCAGATCTGTGACGGTGACGTACAGTGCGCATACTGCAGTCACATGACTCATTGCTCGTGTTCTGAAGACGACATCGAGACATACTGGTTGTGTCGAACGGGAAATAG GGCCCAACTCTCGCAGTGCACTGGAAATGCTTGCACGTCATTTGCCGCCATGCCATATTGCTTCTGTGATATAATGATTGTGGAAAG GTCTGGTACCACTCTCACTACCCATGCAGTCAACCCCACGACGCAAGACCGTGATGAGGGCACAGTCTTCAACCATGGATTGCTGACAGGCCTAGCCGTTGGGGGCGGCATTCTACTCTTCTTGGTCTTGGTCGTTATAGCAATAGCCGTCTGCCTCGTCAACAGAAAGCAACCAACAAGCAGAGG gcCTTCGATCAGACGTAGTACCAATTCTTCGATGGCACCAATCGCACCATCAGACGGAATGAAGG GCGTCAACAATCCAACCTACGACAACGACAGTCGTTTCGCGTCAAGGGGCGCCTCCGGACGCAAACCCTCAACAACATCCTATTCGTACCCCTACGCCCCTCGCCTCGCGGCTAGCCGCCAACTCAGTACCTCGCAAAGAGGTACCAACCCCACACCCAGTGCCCGAGATGAGTCCTCATACTACCAGGAGCTCACCCATAACAGAGGAGGTGATCGGCCTCCTACGTATGAAGATTCTGAGAGTTTGAGGGCGAGTATTGAGGCTGGTAGAGTGGTTCGACAACAGCCGGTTTACATGGAGCTCATGAGGCCGAGTGATCGTAGCGGACCACGACCGCCGGTTGACACTTACATGTATTAg